A portion of the Bacteroides faecium genome contains these proteins:
- a CDS encoding DUF4992 family lipoprotein, with amino-acid sequence MKSKHLFLRVKRNSLAFGAAILLFSSCVDGYKDDKTFSPGVQGVTLESPSTEGWTFTRNVDITSLEVTWPVVFGAGGYQVTFYNVDDPENPVVIGPENEVVDKCKITRDITPDTRYKVVVKTLGNDKYNNSDAVAATEMPYNTLVPLREIIPSGTNLATYFTNNPIAPLEEGEEEVAYELVAGGNYEMDGNVDLGTTTLTIRGDKVNHAKITMKGNASFINHGAGLKVKFIDFDFDESTYTASNSRGLVMFNAAEAGVVQQPYVFQSCNLTNMPVPLYYCNNGYGLAALTVDDCLVSINAASTTFIAFNGQGWIKDLSLTNSTVYYTVPGSAYLVQMRGRVPSNFSGSGWSASLRKMNNCTFYNVGKTNNRFFNNVINSNNAVFSLEMQNTIFADCVVGSATGTEGVFRRICNAGNYGNVNYTLAYNTYYYSAVPGGFLDYDTSDDAGRDHSGTAIKVAPQFADAANGDFTLRSSEHIANRCGDPRWLPATE; translated from the coding sequence ATGAAGAGTAAACATTTATTCTTACGGGTAAAAAGGAATAGTCTGGCGTTTGGAGCGGCTATACTTCTTTTTAGTTCTTGTGTCGATGGATACAAAGATGATAAAACCTTTTCACCGGGAGTTCAGGGGGTAACCTTGGAATCACCCTCAACTGAAGGTTGGACTTTTACAAGAAATGTAGACATTACGTCTCTTGAAGTTACATGGCCGGTAGTGTTTGGAGCCGGAGGATATCAGGTGACGTTCTATAATGTGGACGATCCGGAAAATCCGGTTGTTATCGGTCCGGAAAATGAGGTTGTGGACAAATGTAAGATTACCCGCGATATTACCCCGGATACGAGGTATAAAGTGGTAGTTAAAACATTGGGGAATGATAAGTATAATAATAGTGACGCCGTTGCAGCTACGGAGATGCCTTATAACACTTTGGTGCCGCTGCGTGAAATAATTCCGTCCGGTACGAACTTGGCGACCTATTTCACAAACAACCCTATTGCGCCTCTTGAAGAAGGTGAAGAAGAGGTTGCTTATGAGTTGGTAGCAGGTGGTAACTATGAAATGGACGGTAACGTTGATTTGGGTACGACAACACTGACTATCCGCGGTGACAAAGTGAACCACGCCAAGATAACCATGAAAGGAAACGCTTCATTTATAAATCACGGAGCAGGACTTAAGGTTAAGTTCATTGATTTTGATTTTGATGAAAGTACTTATACCGCTTCTAACAGTAGAGGTCTGGTTATGTTCAACGCAGCAGAAGCAGGTGTAGTCCAACAACCTTATGTTTTCCAGTCTTGTAATTTAACCAATATGCCAGTACCGTTATATTATTGTAATAATGGTTATGGTTTGGCTGCTTTGACTGTGGATGATTGCCTGGTTAGCATCAATGCTGCAAGTACAACCTTTATAGCATTTAACGGTCAGGGTTGGATTAAGGATTTGTCCTTAACAAACAGTACCGTCTATTATACGGTTCCCGGCAGTGCTTATTTAGTTCAAATGAGAGGACGTGTTCCTTCAAACTTCAGTGGTTCCGGCTGGAGTGCATCACTTCGGAAAATGAATAATTGTACTTTCTACAATGTTGGAAAGACTAACAATCGTTTCTTCAATAACGTAATAAATAGTAATAATGCTGTATTTTCCCTGGAGATGCAGAATACGATTTTCGCGGATTGTGTTGTAGGTTCGGCAACAGGAACCGAAGGTGTTTTCAGACGTATATGTAATGCCGGAAATTATGGAAACGTAAACTATACACTTGCATATAATACCTATTATTATAGCGCTGTCCCCGGTGGATTCCTCGATTATGACACAAGTGATGATGCCGGTCGCGACCATTCAGGAACAGCAATCAAAGTAGCGCCACAGTTTGCCGATGCTGCCAATGGCGATTTTACTCTGAGAAGTTCAGAGCATATTGCGAATCGTTGCGGCGACCCGCGCTGGCTTCCGGCAACAGAATGA
- a CDS encoding SusC/RagA family TonB-linked outer membrane protein has product MSKRYFILGLCLLFIQAFTQIVYAQNSRTVNGSVVDEFGDPIIGAAIKIVDTTVGTISDIDGKFTLSVPEGGRLTISFVGYVTQTITNLNNPKVILLEDVSKLDEVVVVGYGTQKMKNITGSIETISTEEIKDLSVGNLGDALSGMMTGLHVSAGGGRPGSTPSLQIRQSNINTSVTPNSTRGGDADPSPLYVIDDFISTEDAFNNLDVNEVESITVLKDASAAVYGARAAYGVVLVKTKRGKVGAPSISYTGQFGFTDALKLPKMLSAYDYGRIYNAARGAGTSTGESESDDRRTQYFQADELEAMRGLNYDLLDQEWSAAWTQRHGININGGTERATYFAGVSYYSQEGNIGRLDYDRWNFRAGVNANIGKWAKATLQVSGDMSEQNSARNGITSGGTDADFNSLMTHIPFVPAYINGLPVVYTGMENASSGLTAVQLFHYGAVQNSPDNTQKESNNMSINGSFEYDFGWNKWLKGLKVKASYSRNITNNKGNDIGTKMSVYRLLNRGGSGNHLYTGNDIDIADSNFGTFTLDNGNLLARSMNKTDNYQMNLTVSYARQFGLHNVSGLFSIEKAESEYEYLTGTVADPYSFTDGQSTSAASGADQTTTFGRTESGMLSYIGRLNYSYADKYLFEFLLRSDASTKFAPSNYWGVFPSWSAGWVLSEENWFDKEKLGIDFFKIRASFGILGRDNIQPWLWTQLYARNPDGGAIFGEATNTYAGATFQMPQRGVNKDVHWDKTYKTNVGIDIRTLNSRLGITLDAYYDMGRELFTTFTGTSFYPTTVGTQATPENFGEIDTYGVELTLNWKDKIGKDFSYWVKMSTGYSDNKIKEAGFQATPFFDDIIRGERSDRGVWGYECLGMFRSYQEIEEYFAVNKITSYLGNSKENVHPGMLIYSDQRGQRNADGSYGEKDGVIDRNDYVKISNRVNNPWGFTLNFGASYKNFSFSAQFGANWGAYGLVQTNLRQESYNSMEYKNLSAMWKDMYVYEDVLDANGNVVAAMNRNAKYPNLRYSEVNSQASTFWKVSAANVRLRNLTVAYNLPKEWLKPVGISSCRLNLTCQNLFSFYNPYENGVWDTWAGTYGNYPNLRKFTLGVNVSF; this is encoded by the coding sequence ATGAGTAAAAGATATTTTATTTTAGGCTTATGTCTGCTTTTCATACAAGCCTTTACGCAAATCGTCTACGCCCAGAACTCACGTACGGTGAACGGTTCTGTAGTGGATGAATTTGGGGATCCGATTATTGGCGCTGCAATCAAGATTGTAGACACTACGGTGGGTACGATAAGTGATATTGACGGGAAATTCACCCTTTCCGTTCCGGAAGGAGGACGATTGACTATTTCATTTGTAGGATACGTGACTCAGACTATTACAAATCTGAATAATCCGAAAGTCATTCTTTTGGAAGATGTATCGAAGTTGGATGAGGTAGTGGTAGTAGGTTATGGAACACAGAAGATGAAAAACATAACGGGTTCTATCGAAACCATTTCCACAGAAGAGATAAAAGACCTTTCGGTAGGTAATCTGGGAGATGCGTTGAGTGGAATGATGACCGGTCTGCACGTTAGTGCGGGGGGTGGTCGTCCGGGTAGTACACCGAGTTTGCAGATTCGTCAAAGTAATATCAACACCAGTGTGACTCCTAATTCAACGCGAGGTGGAGATGCGGATCCCAGTCCGCTGTATGTAATTGACGATTTCATATCTACAGAGGATGCGTTCAATAATCTGGATGTGAATGAGGTGGAAAGTATTACAGTATTGAAAGATGCATCAGCAGCAGTATATGGAGCCCGTGCAGCTTACGGTGTAGTGTTGGTGAAAACAAAACGTGGTAAAGTAGGTGCACCCAGTATCTCTTATACGGGACAATTCGGTTTTACTGATGCTCTGAAACTTCCTAAGATGCTTAGTGCTTATGATTACGGACGCATTTATAATGCGGCACGTGGAGCAGGTACTTCTACCGGTGAGTCAGAATCAGATGATCGGAGAACACAATATTTCCAAGCTGACGAATTGGAAGCCATGAGAGGGCTGAACTACGATTTGCTCGATCAGGAATGGAGTGCTGCATGGACGCAACGCCACGGTATCAATATCAATGGTGGTACGGAGAGAGCTACTTACTTCGCAGGTGTTTCTTACTATAGCCAGGAAGGTAACATCGGACGTTTGGATTATGACCGTTGGAATTTCCGTGCAGGCGTGAACGCCAATATCGGTAAGTGGGCGAAGGCTACTCTACAGGTATCGGGGGATATGAGTGAGCAGAATAGCGCCCGCAATGGTATAACCAGTGGCGGAACAGATGCCGACTTCAACTCTTTGATGACTCACATTCCGTTTGTTCCTGCTTATATAAATGGACTCCCTGTTGTATATACAGGTATGGAGAACGCATCTTCAGGCCTTACTGCCGTGCAGTTATTCCATTATGGTGCTGTGCAGAATTCTCCGGATAATACACAAAAAGAATCCAACAATATGTCTATCAACGGTTCATTTGAGTACGATTTCGGTTGGAACAAATGGTTGAAAGGACTGAAAGTGAAAGCGTCTTATTCAAGAAATATAACGAATAATAAAGGAAACGACATTGGTACCAAAATGAGCGTTTATAGATTGCTGAACCGTGGTGGTAGTGGAAATCACCTTTATACAGGCAATGATATAGACATTGCCGACAGTAATTTCGGAACTTTCACGCTGGATAATGGTAATTTGCTTGCCCGGTCAATGAATAAGACGGACAACTACCAGATGAACTTGACCGTCAGCTATGCACGCCAGTTCGGTTTGCACAATGTGAGCGGCTTGTTCTCAATAGAAAAGGCGGAATCGGAATATGAATATCTGACGGGTACTGTTGCCGATCCTTATAGCTTTACCGACGGACAGTCTACTTCTGCGGCTTCCGGCGCAGATCAGACGACCACATTCGGTCGTACGGAATCGGGTATGCTCTCTTATATCGGTCGTCTGAATTATTCGTATGCAGACAAATATCTGTTTGAGTTCCTGCTTCGTTCGGATGCTTCTACCAAATTTGCTCCCAGCAACTATTGGGGAGTATTTCCTTCCTGGTCGGCAGGTTGGGTTTTATCGGAAGAGAATTGGTTCGATAAAGAAAAGCTCGGCATTGATTTCTTTAAAATCCGTGCTTCATTCGGTATCTTGGGAAGAGATAACATACAACCTTGGCTGTGGACTCAACTTTATGCCCGCAATCCGGATGGAGGTGCTATATTTGGAGAAGCCACCAATACATATGCCGGTGCGACTTTCCAAATGCCCCAAAGAGGTGTGAATAAAGACGTGCATTGGGATAAGACCTACAAAACGAACGTTGGTATTGATATCCGGACACTGAACAGCAGACTGGGTATCACACTGGATGCTTACTATGACATGGGCCGTGAGTTGTTTACCACTTTCACCGGAACTTCTTTCTATCCGACAACAGTGGGTACGCAGGCTACTCCTGAGAACTTCGGAGAGATTGATACTTATGGCGTGGAACTTACGCTGAACTGGAAAGATAAAATCGGCAAAGATTTCTCTTATTGGGTGAAGATGAGTACCGGTTATAGCGATAATAAGATAAAGGAAGCCGGTTTCCAGGCTACCCCTTTCTTTGACGACATCATTCGTGGCGAACGTTCCGACCGCGGAGTATGGGGATACGAGTGTCTCGGCATGTTCCGTAGTTATCAGGAAATTGAAGAGTATTTCGCAGTCAACAAAATCACTTCCTATCTTGGCAACTCGAAAGAAAATGTTCATCCGGGTATGTTGATTTATAGCGACCAGCGCGGACAACGCAATGCGGACGGAAGTTACGGTGAGAAAGACGGAGTAATCGACCGTAATGACTATGTGAAAATTTCTAATCGTGTCAACAATCCTTGGGGATTTACGCTGAACTTCGGTGCTTCTTATAAGAACTTCTCATTTAGTGCACAGTTTGGTGCAAATTGGGGTGCTTACGGTCTTGTTCAAACCAATTTACGTCAGGAAAGTTATAATAGTATGGAGTATAAAAATCTGTCCGCGATGTGGAAAGATATGTATGTGTACGAAGACGTATTGGATGCGAACGGTAATGTCGTGGCAGCAATGAACCGGAATGCCAAATATCCGAATCTGAGATATAGTGAGGTGAACAGTCAGGCTTCCACATTCTGGAAAGTAAGTGCAGCTAATGTCAGATTACGTAATCTGACCGTAGCTTACAACCTTCCGAAAGAATGGTTGAAACCTGTCGGCATCAGCAGTTGCCGTTTGAATCTGACTTGCCAGAACCTTTTCAGTTTCTACAATCCTTATGAAAATGGCGTATGGGATACATGGGCAGGCACGTATGGGAATTATCCGAACTTGCGTAAATTTACCTTGGGTGTGAATGTTTCATTCTAA